A genomic window from Deltaproteobacteria bacterium includes:
- a CDS encoding 4Fe-4S dicluster domain-containing protein, producing MDRIDLKKLDPDFKHRLARELGGEHIKKCFSCGVCSARCPVEKIEPEYNPRKIIRMILLGMEEALLKEEFLWHCSTCYTCQESCPQKVNFTEVIFALRNLAVRKGLAPPGMGAARNLLSQQGRMYEVGDFENEKRQELGLPKIMGNPEEYKKLLG from the coding sequence ATGGATCGTATTGACCTGAAAAAATTAGACCCCGATTTTAAGCACCGGTTAGCCCGGGAATTGGGGGGGGAACACATCAAAAAATGTTTTTCCTGCGGGGTCTGCTCGGCCCGCTGCCCCGTAGAAAAAATCGAGCCGGAGTATAACCCGAGAAAGATCATCCGTATGATCTTGTTAGGCATGGAAGAGGCCTTGCTCAAAGAAGAATTCCTCTGGCACTGTTCGACCTGTTATACCTGTCAGGAATCCTGCCCCCAGAAGGTTAATTTTACGGAAGTCATCTTCGCCTTGCGCAACCTGGCCGTCCGCAAAGGCCTGGCCCCGCCCGGTATGGGAGCGGCCCGGAATTTACTCAGTCAGCAGGGTCGGATGTATGAGGTGGGGGATTTTGAAAATGAGAAACGTCAGGAACTGGGGCTGCCGAAGATAATGGGAAACCCGGAGGAATATAAGAAGCTCTTAGGATAA